In Hasllibacter sp. MH4015, the following proteins share a genomic window:
- the gloB gene encoding hydroxyacylglutathione hydrolase → MTDAQIVTIACLSDNYAFLLHDPATGATACIDVPEAEPIRAELAARGWTLSDILITHHHWDHVDGVADLVAATGAKVWGCGADAHRLPPLDHTLAEGDRFEIGELGVDVLDVSGHCDNHLAFHVPQANAAFTADSLMALGCGRLFEGTPARMFESLRKLAALPADTLICSGHEYTASNARFALTIEPDNSALISRSRAIDAARAASRPTVPSTLSDELATNPFLRTTEPAIAARLGMDDADPVEIFAEIRARKDRF, encoded by the coding sequence ATGACAGATGCCCAGATCGTCACCATCGCGTGCCTGTCCGACAATTACGCCTTCCTCCTGCACGACCCAGCCACCGGGGCGACCGCATGCATCGACGTCCCCGAGGCCGAGCCGATCCGGGCGGAGCTTGCGGCGCGCGGATGGACGCTGTCGGACATCCTGATCACGCATCACCATTGGGACCATGTGGATGGCGTGGCCGACCTTGTGGCAGCGACCGGGGCCAAGGTCTGGGGCTGCGGGGCGGATGCACACCGTCTACCGCCGCTCGATCATACATTGGCCGAGGGCGACCGCTTCGAGATCGGGGAGCTTGGCGTCGACGTCCTCGACGTGTCGGGGCATTGCGACAATCATCTGGCATTCCATGTACCGCAGGCCAACGCGGCCTTTACCGCCGACAGCCTGATGGCCCTTGGCTGTGGCCGCCTGTTCGAGGGCACGCCAGCCCGGATGTTCGAAAGCCTTCGCAAACTGGCCGCATTGCCGGCGGACACGCTGATTTGCTCGGGCCATGAATACACCGCATCGAATGCGCGCTTCGCCCTGACCATTGAACCGGACAATTCCGCCCTTATATCCCGATCCCGCGCCATCGATGCGGCGCGGGCCGCGTCCCGACCCACCGTTCCGTCCACGCTTTCGGACGAACTTGCCACCAACCCTTTCCTGCGCACCACCGAGCCTGCCATCGCCGCCCGGCTTGGCATGGACGATGCCGATCCCGTCGAGATTTTCGCGGAAATCCGGGCCCGCAAAGATCGTTTTTGA